GTAACTATTAGTTCGAATGATGAGCTTGATGAAGTTTACCAATTGAAATTGTAATAAGTAAATAAAAAAAATCGCCTTTAAAGGCGATTTTTTTGTTTCTATTCGTTTTCATCATTTAAGTTCTCATTAAATGCTGATGGCAGTAAGGTGGGAATGAACTTGATTAATATAGGTAATAATAAACTTCCACCTGGGAGTAAGAATATTGTTAATGATGGAATCGTTTTACAAATATCTAATAATTGTTTTTTTACTTTCTTTTTCTCGCTTGCATCCAGATCTCTAAGTGTCGAATTAGCAAGTAGAATCATCAATTCTTTACTTTGGATGATTTCCTTAATGAGTCGGTTTTTATTACGTTTTATAAGCGTTATAACTCCCATTGTCATTTGGTCATAAAAATGCTTAACTGGATTAGAGTAATTAAAATACGGTATTTCCTTTTTATGTTCAGTGATAAATTCGTTTGTACTTTTGATACTTTCTGACACAAAATCATCGGATACCTCTAAAATACCTGATAGGGTATGTAAAAAATAAGCTTCTTCATTTTCTATAACACCATCACTCCATAAAGCCATTCCAGCCATATCAATTAAGTAGTATTTCTCTAATTCGTTTGTAAAATGGTGTAATTGTAATGTTTCTAAAGTTTCAACAGTAACTTTAGAAAATTTGCTATAGCGAATTGAAGCTTCAAAAAGTTTAATTAATAAATCATCGTACTGTGATTTATTTGTTTTAGTTTTTAAAGCTAAGGCGACAATACTCATAACGGTTTCTTCAATCTTCTTGAGGTATTTTTCAGGGATTGCTCCGTGAATTAAATACTGGCGAAAAGCCA
The nucleotide sequence above comes from Flavobacterium branchiarum. Encoded proteins:
- a CDS encoding LETM1-related biofilm-associated protein; this translates as MINPSATGWIDKFFSKQKFAEHIVTETNASFYQKVRSTGFIYGHIIAIETPVPIKTKGWFKTEISKVALLNTLFGIYSLTKNDTNSERFITEALTFYNQMNPEGFNPFKILLPKSSNSLTLENIINERVQTNDSIISKNFSHLVTNALLFIDVLAFRQYLIHGAIPEKYLKKIEETVMSIVALALKTKTNKSQYDDLLIKLFEASIRYSKFSKVTVETLETLQLHHFTNELEKYYLIDMAGMALWSDGVIENEEAYFLHTLSGILEVSDDFVSESIKSTNEFITEHKKEIPYFNYSNPVKHFYDQMTMGVITLIKRNKNRLIKEIIQSKELMILLANSTLRDLDASEKKKVKKQLLDICKTIPSLTIFLLPGGSLLLPILIKFIPTLLPSAFNENLNDENE